One Chitinophagales bacterium genomic window carries:
- a CDS encoding GTP-binding protein, with amino-acid sequence MTNIRNVAIIAHVDHGKTTLVDKIIHACKVFQEHQVTGELILDNNELERERGITIVSKNVAVIYKGVKINIIDTPGHADFGGEVERVLNMADGALVLVDAFEGPMPQTRYVLSKALNQGLKPLVVINKVDKENCRPDEVHEAMFELIFNLAQQDDQIEFPTVYGSAKQNWMSTDWRVRTQDITPLLDMILEHVPPPPVKEGTVQMQITALDYSNYIGRIAIGRVARGTLKANSPVSLVKRDGSIVKSRVKELFTFEGLGKVKVEAVACGDLCAVNGIEGFEIGDTIADFEQPEGLPPITIDEPTISMLFTVNDSPFFGKEGRFVTSRHLRERLFKETERNLAMRVEETDSPDSYIVYGRGILHLSILIETMRREGYELQVGQPRVIIKEIEGKKCEPVEVLTIDVPEETAGKVIEQVTRRRGELIVMQPKGDSIHLEFTIPSRGLIGLRNIILTVTQGEAIMAHRFKSFEPWKGDIPERTAGSLIAMETGTAIAYSIDKLQDRGKFFIEPGEEVYSGQVIGEHNRPDDLVVNVNITKKLTNIRAAGSDDKMKIAPAVKFSLEEAMEYIQADEYVEVTPKSIRLRKIYLDHNLRKRKESKKAFAP; translated from the coding sequence ATGACCAACATTCGCAATGTAGCTATTATCGCCCATGTAGATCATGGAAAAACTACCCTCGTTGATAAAATCATTCATGCGTGCAAGGTTTTTCAGGAACATCAGGTTACCGGAGAGCTTATTCTGGATAATAATGAACTGGAAAGGGAGCGCGGCATTACCATTGTTTCCAAAAATGTGGCAGTCATCTACAAGGGAGTTAAGATTAACATCATTGATACACCCGGACATGCGGACTTTGGCGGAGAAGTAGAGCGTGTGCTCAACATGGCCGATGGAGCCCTGGTGCTGGTAGATGCTTTTGAAGGCCCCATGCCGCAAACGCGCTATGTACTCTCCAAAGCTTTAAATCAGGGGCTCAAGCCGTTGGTGGTTATCAATAAGGTGGATAAGGAAAACTGTCGCCCCGATGAAGTACATGAAGCGATGTTTGAACTCATTTTTAACCTTGCTCAGCAGGATGATCAGATTGAGTTTCCTACCGTGTATGGCTCTGCTAAGCAAAACTGGATGTCCACAGACTGGCGCGTAAGAACACAGGACATCACGCCTTTGCTGGATATGATTCTGGAGCATGTGCCGCCACCTCCTGTTAAGGAAGGCACCGTGCAGATGCAAATCACTGCGCTGGACTATTCCAACTACATTGGCCGCATTGCCATAGGGCGTGTTGCCCGTGGAACCCTGAAGGCAAACAGCCCTGTATCGCTGGTGAAACGGGATGGCAGCATAGTGAAAAGCCGCGTAAAAGAACTTTTCACTTTTGAGGGGTTAGGCAAGGTTAAGGTGGAGGCGGTAGCCTGTGGCGATCTATGTGCGGTGAATGGTATTGAAGGTTTTGAAATTGGCGACACTATTGCCGACTTTGAACAGCCCGAAGGCTTGCCACCTATCACCATTGACGAGCCTACCATAAGTATGTTGTTTACCGTGAATGACTCGCCATTTTTTGGTAAGGAAGGCCGGTTTGTTACTTCCCGTCATTTACGTGAGCGGCTTTTCAAAGAAACAGAGCGCAATCTTGCCATGCGGGTGGAAGAAACCGACTCGCCCGATAGCTACATCGTATATGGAAGAGGCATTCTGCATCTGAGTATTTTAATTGAAACCATGAGGCGTGAGGGCTACGAGCTACAGGTGGGGCAACCACGGGTAATCATCAAGGAAATAGAGGGAAAGAAATGCGAGCCGGTTGAGGTCCTCACCATTGATGTGCCGGAAGAAACAGCCGGAAAGGTGATTGAGCAGGTAACCAGGCGCAGAGGCGAACTGATTGTCATGCAACCCAAAGGAGATAGTATTCATCTGGAATTTACCATCCCGTCCCGGGGATTGATCGGATTGCGAAATATTATTCTTACCGTTACTCAGGGAGAAGCCATCATGGCTCATCGCTTTAAAAGTTTTGAACCGTGGAAGGGAGATATTCCTGAGCGTACTGCGGGTTCGCTCATTGCCATGGAAACCGGAACTGCTATTGCTTATTCTATTGACAAACTTCAGGATCGTGGAAAGTTTTTTATTGAACCCGGAGAGGAAGTATATAGCGGACAGGTAATAGGGGAGCACAATCGTCCTGATGATCTGGTGGTCAACGTAAATATCACCAAGAAATTAACCAATATACGGGCTGCGGGCTCCGATGACAAAATGAAAATTGCCCCTGCCGTTAAATTTTCTCTGGAAGAAGCTATGGAGTATATCCAGGCTGATGAGTATGTGGAAGTAACCCCCAAAAGTATCCGCCTTCGCAAGATTTATCTTGATCATAACCTGAGAAAAAGAAAAGAATCAAAAAAAGCTTTTGCTCCATGA
- a CDS encoding acyl-CoA dehydrogenase, with protein sequence MKTHEVFNQPPALEHFNLYDTDRLLTSLIAAHGAQWAESTLKEYGSKLGSPEWIEKGFLANTYTPVFHSHDRFGNRIDYIEYHPAYHELMAAGIYYHLHALPWVEERKGAHMARLALNYLHAQNEAGTCCPITMTFSCIPPLSKYFPKKEEWIPRILSRHYDAGNKPYTEKAGITIGMAMTEKQGGTDVRANTTRAVPLSRRGPGEAYSLTGHKWFCSAPMCDAFLTLAYTDNGLSCFLLPRWLPDGTKNSWYIQRLKNKLGNRSNASSEIEMEQATAWLIGEEGRGVPTIIEMVAMTRYDCMIGSSGLMKRGVTEAVHHCSYRKVQGKQLIHHPLMQNVLADLCIEAEAALALTCRAARCLENASSEQEQLLLRLLLPVGKYWITKRAGPLLAEAMECIGGNGYVEQSILPRLYREAPVNAIWEGSGNVQCLDVLRAISKNAEALDVFLSELEQARGKHPMYDEYLQYLKINLTMFQNEPGQARRFTESLATAMQAAQLLQYGNQAVAEAFCVSRLGNRNGHLHGNLPNGVACMEIIQRHQPLAL encoded by the coding sequence ATGAAAACCCATGAAGTCTTCAACCAACCTCCTGCTCTGGAACATTTTAATTTGTATGATACGGACCGGCTGCTCACCTCACTGATTGCAGCACATGGAGCTCAATGGGCGGAATCTACTCTAAAAGAATACGGCAGTAAGCTGGGCAGCCCTGAATGGATTGAAAAAGGATTTCTTGCCAATACCTACACTCCGGTTTTTCATTCCCATGATCGCTTTGGTAACCGCATTGATTATATAGAATATCACCCTGCCTATCACGAGCTGATGGCAGCAGGCATTTACTATCATCTTCATGCGTTGCCCTGGGTGGAAGAAAGAAAGGGAGCCCACATGGCACGGCTGGCTTTAAATTACCTGCATGCGCAGAACGAAGCAGGCACCTGCTGCCCTATCACGATGACCTTTTCCTGCATACCTCCGCTCAGCAAATATTTTCCGAAGAAGGAAGAGTGGATACCCCGCATTCTGAGCCGCCACTATGATGCCGGCAATAAACCTTACACCGAAAAAGCAGGCATTACCATTGGCATGGCCATGACCGAAAAGCAAGGAGGCACAGACGTCAGAGCGAATACCACGCGTGCTGTTCCTCTGAGCCGCAGAGGACCCGGAGAAGCCTATTCCCTTACCGGTCATAAGTGGTTTTGTTCAGCCCCCATGTGTGACGCTTTCCTTACATTGGCTTATACCGATAACGGATTATCGTGTTTCCTTCTTCCGCGCTGGCTACCAGATGGCACAAAAAACAGCTGGTATATTCAGCGGCTGAAAAACAAGCTGGGCAATCGTTCCAATGCCTCCAGCGAAATTGAAATGGAGCAGGCCACTGCCTGGCTTATAGGAGAAGAAGGCCGTGGTGTACCTACTATCATTGAAATGGTGGCCATGACCCGTTATGACTGTATGATTGGCTCTTCAGGGCTGATGAAACGCGGAGTCACTGAAGCAGTACACCATTGCAGCTATCGCAAGGTGCAAGGTAAGCAGCTCATTCATCACCCGCTGATGCAAAATGTATTGGCCGACCTGTGTATTGAAGCTGAGGCGGCTTTGGCTCTTACCTGCCGTGCAGCCCGATGTCTGGAAAACGCCTCTTCCGAACAAGAGCAGCTTCTGCTGCGCCTGCTGCTGCCGGTAGGGAAATACTGGATTACCAAGCGTGCCGGCCCTTTGCTGGCCGAAGCCATGGAATGTATCGGAGGCAACGGCTATGTGGAGCAAAGCATTTTACCCCGTCTTTACCGCGAAGCACCCGTCAACGCAATATGGGAAGGCAGCGGCAACGTGCAATGTCTGGATGTATTAAGAGCAATCAGTAAAAATGCTGAAGCCCTTGACGTATTTCTGTCGGAACTGGAACAGGCACGGGGAAAACACCCGATGTACGATGAGTATTTGCAATATCTTAAAATTAACCTGACGATGTTTCAAAACGAGCCTGGACAGGCAAGACGATTTACCGAAAGTCTGGCAACAGCAATGCAGGCAGCTCAGCTATTGCAATATGGGAATCAGGCAGTGGCAGAAGCATTTTGTGTGTCGCGGCTGGGCAACCGAAACGGACACCTGCATGGCAACCTTCCGAACGGGGTCGCCTGTATGGAGATTATCCAGCGGCATCAGCCGCTGGCACTCTGA
- the ribD gene encoding riboflavin biosynthesis protein RibD (possible pseudo, frameshifted), producing MPAEEKTDEKYMLRCLDLAALGAGRVAPNPMVGAVLVYAGRIIGEGYHKAFGEPHAEVHAIAAVPRELNPRIPESTLYVNLEPCNHQGKTPPCTDFILRAGIKKIVIANVDPNPVVSGKGIHRLRQAGCMVISGVLEGAGAWLNRRFFTFHKKKRPYIMLKWAQTKDGFFARKTGRQDWITGETARRLVHRWRSEESAILVGSGTVLTDNPRLTNRLWWNAAQPMRVIIDRYLRVPPSAHVFDDTGQQVLVYNLKKEDKNGHITYIRIPDGPELLHAMLNDMYRRGILSLMVEGGAVISE from the coding sequence ATGCCGGCAGAGGAAAAGACGGATGAAAAATATATGTTGCGCTGCCTGGATTTGGCTGCTCTCGGAGCCGGACGGGTTGCTCCCAATCCTATGGTAGGGGCTGTGCTGGTATATGCCGGCAGAATCATAGGGGAAGGATATCATAAGGCATTTGGTGAGCCACATGCCGAGGTGCATGCCATTGCTGCCGTTCCCCGCGAGCTGAACCCCCGGATACCTGAATCTACCTTATACGTGAATCTGGAACCCTGCAATCATCAGGGTAAGACCCCGCCCTGTACCGACTTCATACTGCGTGCAGGAATAAAAAAAATTGTAATAGCCAATGTAGATCCCAATCCCGTGGTGAGCGGAAAAGGCATCCACAGGCTGAGGCAAGCAGGCTGTATGGTAATCAGCGGTGTGCTTGAAGGAGCGGGAGCGTGGTTAAACAGAAGATTCTTTACGTTTCATAAAAAGAAGCGCCCATACATCATGCTTAAATGGGCGCAGACTAAAGATGGGTTTTTTGCGCGCAAAACAGGCCGGCAGGATTGGATAACGGGTGAAACCGCACGCAGGCTGGTGCATCGCTGGCGCAGTGAAGAGAGCGCCATCCTTGTTGGAAGCGGCACGGTGTTGACGGATAATCCCCGGCTGACCAACCGCTTGTGGTGGAATGCTGCGCAGCCTATGAGAGTGATTATTGATCGCTACCTGCGGGTGCCTCCATCGGCTCATGTTTTTGATGATACAGGACAGCAGGTGCTTGTTTATAATTTAAAGAAAGAAGACAAAAACGGTCATATCACCTATATCAGAATACCAGACGGGCCCGAATTGTTGCATGCTATGCTAAATGATATGTACCGCCGGGGTATATTGTCGCTCATGGTAGAGGGAGGAGCGGTTATATCTGAATAG
- the prmC gene encoding release factor glutamine methyltransferase, which translates to MTLNDLLEDARRQLAPIYEKREMENVLTLLCEELLSLRGYRLQKNMVLHETQIAAFRNAVARLATHEPIQYVLGYADFYGMKLKVNPHVLIPRPETEELVIKASRILEAMPHSEKITVLDIGTGSGCIAIALKKTFPSIKVTALEHSPEALQVAQENASAHNCMIHFVEADFLRESTWNMLGVFHFILSNPPYITRQEFRMLDARVRNYEPRKALMADDPDPFIFYSKIASFLAHHLHPNGYCLLELNSMHASAVASVFSSSYPHVVIEKDMYNNERFLIVRKNLHHAHHHPAD; encoded by the coding sequence ATGACTTTGAACGACCTTTTAGAAGATGCCCGCAGGCAACTTGCCCCGATCTATGAAAAGCGGGAAATGGAAAATGTACTGACACTGCTGTGTGAAGAGTTACTGTCTCTGCGCGGGTATAGGCTACAAAAAAATATGGTATTACATGAAACGCAAATTGCCGCTTTCCGCAATGCCGTAGCGCGATTGGCCACGCATGAGCCGATACAGTATGTATTGGGCTATGCTGACTTTTACGGAATGAAGCTTAAGGTAAACCCGCACGTTTTGATTCCACGTCCCGAAACCGAAGAGCTGGTGATAAAAGCATCTCGCATTCTGGAGGCAATGCCGCATTCTGAGAAGATAACCGTTTTAGATATCGGAACAGGAAGCGGCTGTATAGCCATAGCCTTAAAGAAAACATTTCCTTCCATTAAAGTCACCGCTCTGGAACATAGCCCGGAAGCATTGCAAGTGGCGCAGGAAAATGCTTCAGCACATAATTGCATGATCCACTTCGTAGAAGCGGATTTTCTCCGGGAATCTACCTGGAATATGCTGGGTGTTTTTCATTTTATCCTTAGCAATCCCCCGTATATTACTCGGCAGGAATTCAGGATGCTGGATGCCCGTGTAAGAAATTATGAACCTCGCAAGGCACTAATGGCCGATGATCCCGACCCGTTTATTTTTTACAGCAAAATCGCCTCTTTTCTGGCGCATCATCTGCATCCGAACGGCTATTGCCTGCTGGAGCTAAACAGCATGCATGCATCTGCTGTGGCTTCGGTTTTCTCCTCTTCATACCCCCATGTAGTGATAGAAAAAGATATGTATAACAATGAGCGTTTTTTAATTGTCAGAAAAAACCTGCACCATGCACATCATCACCCGGCAGATTGA
- a CDS encoding phosphoesterase: MFYLVITGFILIVDTYAFQAVKSATRELAAPFRHSIRFLYWSFTALTIGVFTLALVFQFQDWSPGVRAFLFSTIMLVYIARLFTIPFLLAEDIYRIVSWIAGLFHSSQGTATGQSLITRSQFIGQVAMVAGGIPLILGLHGMMRNAYNYRIYRTRLVLPHLPDAFNGLKIVQLSDIHTGSFVSHAQVERGVRMVMDENPDLVFFTGDLVNYYADEALGFIDIFKQIKAKEGVYSIFGNHDYGDYIRYGSERERIRRKAEYKKQMIDIHHRMGWDVLLNENRLLRKGNQSLAIIGSENWSANGRFHTYGDMQKAVKGSESADFKILLSHDPTHWRGEVLSKYPDIDLTLSGHTHGGQFGIEIPGYIRWSPSQYIYREWAGLYKEGRQYLYVNRGFGFLGFHGRVGILPEITVIELVKA, encoded by the coding sequence ATGTTTTATTTGGTCATCACCGGGTTTATTTTAATTGTAGATACTTACGCATTCCAGGCCGTAAAATCAGCCACACGTGAACTGGCAGCTCCTTTCCGGCATTCCATCCGGTTTCTTTACTGGAGTTTTACCGCATTAACCATCGGGGTTTTTACCCTTGCCCTTGTATTTCAGTTTCAAGATTGGTCGCCAGGAGTACGCGCCTTTTTATTTTCTACCATTATGCTGGTTTATATAGCCCGGTTGTTTACCATTCCGTTTCTTTTAGCAGAAGATATATATCGCATCGTAAGCTGGATAGCCGGCCTTTTCCATTCCTCTCAGGGCACCGCCACAGGTCAATCACTCATTACCCGTTCACAATTTATCGGGCAGGTAGCCATGGTAGCCGGTGGCATCCCCCTCATTCTCGGGCTCCACGGCATGATGCGCAATGCATATAATTATCGCATCTACCGCACACGGCTCGTGCTGCCTCATCTGCCTGACGCCTTCAACGGACTTAAAATTGTTCAACTGTCTGACATTCATACAGGCAGCTTTGTGTCGCATGCACAGGTGGAAAGAGGAGTGAGGATGGTGATGGACGAAAATCCCGACCTGGTTTTTTTCACCGGTGATCTGGTAAACTACTATGCCGATGAGGCTCTGGGTTTCATTGATATCTTCAAGCAGATTAAGGCTAAAGAAGGGGTATATTCCATTTTTGGCAATCACGATTACGGAGATTATATCCGCTACGGCTCTGAACGGGAGCGCATAAGGCGGAAAGCCGAATACAAAAAGCAAATGATTGACATTCATCATCGCATGGGATGGGACGTGCTGCTGAACGAAAACCGTTTGCTGCGCAAGGGGAATCAGTCTCTGGCAATAATAGGTTCGGAAAACTGGAGTGCAAACGGGCGCTTCCATACTTATGGGGATATGCAAAAGGCCGTCAAAGGCAGTGAATCGGCTGATTTCAAAATTCTGCTCTCACATGACCCCACCCACTGGCGCGGGGAGGTATTGTCAAAGTATCCTGATATTGATCTTACTCTATCAGGTCATACGCATGGGGGGCAGTTCGGCATAGAAATACCCGGCTATATCAGGTGGAGCCCCAGCCAGTATATCTATCGCGAATGGGCTGGTCTTTACAAGGAAGGCAGACAATATCTTTACGTCAACCGGGGCTTTGGCTTTCTGGGTTTTCACGGACGGGTAGGCATTCTGCCGGAAATAACCGTTATTGAATTGGTCAAAGCCTGA